AGGGTGTGTTGCCCAAGACACCGCAAGAATTGTGCAACCAAATTTTCACCACCATCTACATGGGTATGAAGAAGCAGAGCTCTCGTGACACTCGCCAGCGCGCAAAGGATCTTGCCGAGGCCATCGGGAGTCACCACGTCAACCTCGATATTGACGAGGTATACGAGGCTCAGAAGAAGCTCGtcgtcaacaccctcaaTTTTGAGCCTAGGttcgaggtggaagggggcaGCAACCAAGAAAACTTGACGCTGCAGTGCTTGCAAGCCAGAATCAGAATGGTAACAGCGTACGAGTTTGGGCAGATCCTTCCAACCGCGCGCGGAAGACCAGGAGGCGGCAGCCTGCTCGTCCTCGGCAGTGCAAACGTTGGAGAGTCTTTGAGGGGATATCTGACCAAGTATGACTGCTCGAGTGCGGATATCAACCCCATCGGCTCCATCGACAAGGCGGACTTGAAACGCTTCATTGCATGGGCCGAGAAAGAATTCGACCTACCCTGCCTCCACGAATTCCTGACGGCCGTTCCCACGGCCGAGCTGGAGCCCATCACCGAGAACTATGTTCAGAGTGATGAAGCCGACATGGGCATGACGTACGAGGAGCTCACCACGTTTGGGCGCCTCCGcaagctcaacaagctcgGCCCGTTCGCCATGTTCCAGCGTCTCGTCCACGACTGGAGCATCGACCGGAAGCACGTCGAGGGCGATACCGCGCCACACTACACGCCTGCTCAAGTTGCagagaaggtgaagaggttCTTCCACTTTTATGCCATCAACCGGCACAAGATGACAACCTTGACCCCAGCCCTTCACTGTAATGATTATTGTAAGTTGATATGCACTTTTTCCCCCGTCGGACCTTTGTGATTGACCGTGCCCATAGCACCGGACGACAACCGCTTTGATCTCCGACCGTTCCTGTACCCTAACTTTTGGAAGAGCTGGTCCTTCAAGAGGATTGATatggagctgaagaagattgaAAAGAAGCGGGCCAGTAAGGGGAAGTAGAGTATGATGAGGAATCGATTGTAATATTTCACCCtgttcatcatcttctcgaCATCAACCAGAGGAATGCT
The sequence above is a segment of the Podospora pseudocomata strain CBS 415.72m chromosome 2 map unlocalized CBS415.72m_2, whole genome shotgun sequence genome. Coding sequences within it:
- a CDS encoding uncharacterized protein (COG:H; EggNog:ENOG503NUGS) — its product is MIIVNGDIVAQGSQFGLKDVEVVTATVDLEEVRSYRAAISRGLQAATSDARYQRIQTPFELAPEDDDADIEKRPTLPMQPRMHPVEEEIALSGGCYLWDYLRRSGTAGYLVPLSGGIDSCATAVIVYSMCRIVMDAIEEENQQVIEDVKRLCQYSQGVLPKTPQELCNQIFTTIYMGMKKQSSRDTRQRAKDLAEAIGSHHVNLDIDEVYEAQKKLVVNTLNFEPRFEVEGGSNQENLTLQCLQARIRMVTAYEFGQILPTARGRPGGGSLLVLGSANVGESLRGYLTKYDCSSADINPIGSIDKADLKRFIAWAEKEFDLPCLHEFLTAVPTAELEPITENYVQSDEADMGMTYEELTTFGRLRKLNKLGPFAMFQRLVHDWSIDRKHVEGDTAPHYTPAQVAEKVKRFFHFYAINRHKMTTLTPALHCNDYSPDDNRFDLRPFLYPNFWKSWSFKRIDMELKKIEKKRASKGK